A stretch of the Capsicum annuum cultivar UCD-10X-F1 chromosome 10, UCD10Xv1.1, whole genome shotgun sequence genome encodes the following:
- the LOC107855984 gene encoding uncharacterized protein LOC107855984, translating to MDITTGSGKVLTGPPVGKPVIDIVANDIEKVAIYHLVESGKSDEVIDDTPSNSEQVDGLEKNKGKEAEVVITTLPKPPPPFPHQLKKKADNTKFNKFMALLKQLTINLPLVEALEQMPGYAKFMKDLITKKRLVSFKLMDNIYHCGSISTRSLVQKKAYLRAFTIPCTVRPLDFAKPLCDLGSSINLMQLAIYKKLGLEDPTPTNMRLVMADWSVNQPIGILYDVQVE from the exons ATGGATATCACTACTGGAAGTGGTAAGGTATTGACAGGCCCTCCTGTGGGTAAGCCTGTCATTGATATTGTAGCTAATGATATTGAAAAAGTAGCGATTtaccatctagtagagtctggGAAATCAGATGAGGTCATTGATGACACACCATCCAACAGTGAGCAGGTTGATGGGTTGGAGAAGAATAAGGGAAAGGAAGCTGAAGTAGTGATTACCACTCTTCCAAaaccacctcctccatttcctCATCAGTTGAAGAAGAAGGCCGACAACACAAAGTTCAACAAATTCATGGCTTTGCTAAAGCAGTTAACGATTAATCTACCACTGGTGGAGGCATTAGAGCAAATGCCcgggtatgcaaagttcatgaaagacctcatcACAAAGAAGCGGTTGGTTAGTTTTAAGCTGATGGACAATATTTATCATTGTGGTTCTATTTCCACAAGGTCTCTGGTACAAAAAAAGGCATATTTGagagcatttactatcccatgcACTGTTAGacctcttgattttgcaaaaccTCTGTGCGACTTGGGATCTAGCATCAATCTGATGCAGCTAGCTATTTATAAGAAGTTAGGTTTAGAAGACCCCACACCTACTAATATGCGACTTGTGATGGCGGATTGGTCGGTCAATCaacctattggtattttgtatgatgtgcag gttGAATGA